CCTCGACCGGATGGTATGGCTCTATGAGGATTCGCAGCGCAACTCCTCGAATCGCTAACGCTGCTCGAAGCGTTTCTGCAGCGTAAGGCGGTGGATCTTGGCGTTGTGACGCACGTCCACCGGGAAGGGCTTGAAGAAGAAAACCTTGTGGATCATGCGCGTCTTCTCGTGGCTTGCGGCCCAGGCGAGCAGATCCGTCTCCAGCCGCTCTTGCAAAACGGGAGTCAGCTTGTCGTAAGGCTCGATCACGATGGCCGGGACCTGCAGAGGCCGCGCACCCAGGCCGATCAGGGCACTGCGGAAGACAAGCGGATGCTGGTTGAAGATGGCCTCGATGGGGTCCGTGTACAGCGTGCCGTGCTCGGTCTCCACCCGCTCAGCCATGCGCCCGCAGAACCACAGTCGCCCGTCGACGTCGCGGTAGCCGAGATCGCCCATGCGGTGCCAGATGCGCTGGCCATCCCGGATCTTCGCTGCGGCCGTCTTTTCGGGCAGGCGGTCGTAGCTCTCGGTTACGCTCGGGCCAGTCACGACTATTTCACCGATCTGCCCGGGACGCAGCACGCGCACGGTGGACCAGTCCGCCAGCGGTCCTTCGTGCAAATCAATAATGCGTGCCTCAACTTCCGGGAGCGGTCTGCCCACGCAAGTGCCCGCGCCGGTTGCCGTTTGCGTTGCCGTTTCTTCCAGCACCTCCGTGCCGCTGATGGATGCGACCGGCAGGCACTCAGTGGCTCCATAGGGGGTGTGAATTTCGCCATTGGGCAGGAAGCGCTTCAGCCGCTGGATCAGGCCGGGAGGGACAGGCGCACCCGCCATCAGAATACGGCGCAGGCTGGGCAGCGTATCACCGGTCTGCTCCAGATGCCGCACCACCTTGGTCCAGAGGGCAGGCGAACCGAACGAATTGGTGACCTGATCCTGTTGAATAGCCCGCACGATCACGGCCGGGTCGACCGTCGCGGGGCGGCTAGGATTCATCAGCGGCACGATCGTCGTCATGCCAAACGCTGGATTAAAAAGAGCAAAGACGGGCAGCATGGGCAGGTCGACCTCGCCGGGCTGGATCGCGTATTGCCGCCCGATCAACCGCACCTGCGCGTCGAACATGGCATGCGTGTAGCAGACCCCCTTGGCGGGGCCGGTCGAGCCGCTGGTGAAGAGGATCGCGGCCAGCTCATCGGGTCGGGCCTCGACCGGGTGGTAATCGGCTTGTCGTCCGGCTTGCTGTTGCACGTGCTTTTGAAAACTGCCGCCGACCGTCAAGCCGCGCTTCACGCTCTTGAAACTGCCGCGAAAGACCTGCCTTACGGCCTGCGCGAGCGGGATGCCGACGATTGCCTCGGGCTGGGTGTGGCGCACGCAGCGCAGGAAGTGTTTGAGCCCAAGGCCCGGGTCGATCACTACCGGGACCGCGCCGACCTTGAAGAGTGCGAAAGTGAGCTGGATCAGGTCCAGCCCCGGCTTGACCATCAACAGCGTGCGGGTGCCGCGCCGGATGCCACGCTGCTCAAGTAAATGGGCGACCGCGTTGCTCTCGCGCTCAAGCTCGGCGAAGCTGCGCTCCCGGTACCGGATGGTGCCGTCGCTCCCCTGCCCCAGTGGCACTTTTACCGCGCAATGCTCAGGCACCTGAGCAGCCATGCGGGGAAGAAAGCGAGCGACATTGGCAGAGGGAGCGGTCATGGAGAGAATCTTAGCAGAGGAGAATGAAGAAAAGGAAGCAGAAGCTGCACGAGGGTTGAGCTTGGACAGCGTTGACGGCTCCACTGCGTTCTGCCGCCTACTTTTTTCTCTCACGCCAGGCGGCGTCTTCCAACTCCCACTCGGCGAGCTTTTGCTGGATAAAGGCAATGACCGTTTCGTTGGCTTCCTTGCCGGTGCCTGTGACTTGCAGAGGCTCGCCGAAGGCCACGTGCACGGGCTTGCTGGCGTCGAAGGGCCCGAAGTCTTTGAGCTTGGTGCCGTTGCCCCAGGCGTCGGTCTTGACCGCAACCGGGATCACGGTGGCGCCAGCGCGCTTGGCCAGCTTGACCCCGATGCTATTGAATTCTGCGGGGTTGAAGTCGACCGTACGGGTCCGCTGCGGGAAGACGATCAGCGAACGCCCTCGTTTCAGGCGCTCCTCACCGCCTTCAAGCACGATCTTGAGGTCGTCCCGCGCATTTTCGCGGCCCACCACGATAGGGTCTCGTGAACGCATGACGGGGCCGAAGAGCGGGTAAGTCACCAGGCTCTTCTTCACCACGAAAGTCACCGGCTTGTGTGGGCCGATCAGGGAGCCGAGCATAAACGTCTCCGCCGTGCTCATATGGTTGCCGATAAACACAAGCGGACCCGGAAGATCCCGGAAGTGCTCGACACCTTCGATGTGGAGCGGTGCGCCACACTTCTCGAACTGACGGCAGACATACCAGGAGGCCTCGATCCAGCGCTCATCGCCATATTCCCCATGGCAGGCCAAATCCTTGGACCACTGCACGATGCGGAAGACACCCGCGTAGAAGGCGAGCGTGGGAAAGGGACGCGCCCACCAGCGGGGCTTGAGGTCGGCCGGCGAATGGTAGTCGCCAGTCGGGAAATCGCGGGTCGGAACGAGGGACATGCGCGGGCTACGACTGAGGAGCTTTGCGGTAGAGTTCGGGGTTCAACGAAGGATCGTTGTACATCTTGAACTGGTAGTAAACGCGGAAGCTGCGCTGCTTTTCGCGCACCTCGCGCACCAGCTCGCGCAAGGCCTGCCCCAGGTCGGCCTGCTGGCGGCGGATCACGGCGAGGCGGTGCGTGCACTTCTCGATGTGCTCGGGCGAAGCGTCAGATCGCTGCGTCTGCTCCTCCATATGGAATTCCTTGAGGGCCAGGATGGAAAGGCGGTCGCACATCATGCCGGGCGTTTCGGAGTTGAAGGGCACGCCCTCGGTCACCGGCTGGAGCACGTCGACAAAATGCTGGTCGATCTTCTCCATGAAGTCGTTGCGCTGCTGGTTGTAGCCATCGATGGCCCGCTTGGCCTTGTAGACGGCTTCGGCCCCGAGGTCGTCGCGACGAGCCACATCTTCCTCGTGCCAGAGCAGGAAGTTACGCAGGTGGTTTTGTTCCACCAGCGCGAGCAGCCCCTCCTGCAGGCTGGCCTGCGGTTTTTCTTCGTGCCATCGCACGGTCCGTTCCCGCTGCAGCTCCACGAGCGCATCCACGACTTTCGCTTGCATCCTCCCATGCGAAACGGCTTTCGGCGTAAAAGCCAGTCAAAAACGCTGGGTAAGGTGGCGTATGAACAGAGTCTTGACGCCATCAGTTCCATCCGGTGTGTATCAAGATTGTCCTAGTTGTCGAATGAAGATTTCCCAGAATCCCGCATATCCGGCTGCCGAAGCAACTCTCCCTTTGATTGTTGCTGCCGATCGGAACTACGTTACAGGTCTCGTCGTAACGGTCGTTTCAGCCATCCGCAACCTCGATCCAGGCTGGAAGTTGGACATTCGTGTGCTCGATTCGGGCATCGGCTCCGACTATCAGCAACAGCTTCAGAAAAGCCTCGCTCCCATTTTAGGCGACCGACATGCGTTAAGCTTCCATCCGATCTGCGGAGACTTGCTGTCAAGCTTCCCTATCACCAACACCTATTTGAGCCCTGCGGCTTACGCTCGGTTTCAGATCTCGGAACTGTTTCCTGATTTAAAGAAGGCGATCTACAGCGATACGGATATCATCATCAACAAAGATCTGGCCTCGGTTTTCAAGCAGGAGCTATCGACCTCGATTGCGGCTTGTGCCGATGTCCGCGGCACGCTTGGGAATACGAAAGACGCGCTCCTATACAACGATCTCGGTTTCAACGCTAAAGCTCCGTATTTTAATTCGGGCTTTCTCATACTCGACCTGGAGCGTATCAGGAGCCTGAAGACATCCGAACGGATCGCTCAGCTCTGCAGCCGTGCCGCATTTAACCCGCAGCAGGAAGACCAAACGATCCTGAACGTCGTTCATTACCAAGACTGGACAAAACTGGACCCGAGCTGGAACCGGCTTATCATTCTTTCCGAAAACCGTCCACGTATACCTTATCGGGAAGCGGTGAATTACCATGCTATCTTAAAGTTCAAGCCATGGTTTTACCACCGCAACGGTAGCTATGGCATCATTCAGCAGTTTTATCGCTATCTCGACATGACCGACTGGGAAAAACGCCATGTGGACGAAAAACGTTACAACGTGAATTTCACCCGGGGGGCCTACATGCGCCGCGCCATTCGGATGTGGGCGACCGAATACGTTTACCAGGCCTATGGGGCGATTTCTGGTAAACGCATTTTGCGCAGAGCTTAGTGGCGGTTCGAGCCATGAAGATACTGCATTTCATCGTCTCGCGCCATTTCGCGGGCTCGGAACAACTAGCGTTGACGCTGGCGCTCCAGCAGCAGGCATGGGGGCATGAGACGTGGATGGCGGGACGCGGCGGGGGTGAGCTGTCGGGAATCGTTGCGCAGTCGGGTCTACGCAATGCCCAAGTGAAGATTTCGCGTTTCTGGCCGCAATGGAATCTTCGACGGTTCGTGCGCGAGGTGGGTGTTGATATCGTCCACCTGCATTTAACTGGGGCGGTGAAGCTGGCCCCTTTTTTCTGCCAACTGGGAGTGCCGACGGTTGCCCACCTGCACATCCATAAAGACCATCCGGCTTATCATAAAGCCGTGCAGAGCGGGCATCTGATCAGCATTTCTCAGGCGACACATCGTTATTACCTTGAGGCAGGGCTGCCAGCAGAGCGCGTCCACCTCATCCCGAACGGCAGTGGTGCACATCTTGGCCCTTGGCGGCAACAGCCCAAAGAGGCACTACAGGTGGAGCTGAGGCAAGAGCTTGGGCTGCCCTTAGTTGGTCCGCTCTGGCTACATGCCGGGCGGCTAAGTGCAGCCAAGGGACAGGATTTGTCTATTGAAGCTTTGGCTAAGCTGGCTTCGCGCTGGCCTGATACTCGTCTTTTAATCGCGGGTGCGACAAATGCCTATCAGCAAGAGCTGGAAGCCTTGGCGCAAAGGTGGAAGGTCTCCGATCAAGTGCGCTTCCTTGGGTTTCGGCCCGATATACAGCGTCTGATGCGCGCGGCCGACCTGCTGTTGGTGCCATCGCGTCAGGAGCCGTTTGGATTGGTGGTAATTGAGGGTATGTTGCTCGGCACCCCTGTCGTAACTACTGGCGTAGGAGGCATTGCGGATATCTTGCGCGAACCCGGGATGGCTTCCGTCGTCTGCAGTGGAGATGCCGAAGATATGGCCGACACCATTGCCGCTCTTCAAGCGGACTGCGCTCGCCGCCAAACGATTGCTACCCAAGCCGAAAAGGTGGCGCTGGAGTATTTTTCCAGCGAAGCGATGACCCGGCAGGTCATGCAAGTATACGAGCAGACGCTACTAGAACATCATGCCTCTAAGCCGTAAGCCACCCCTACCGCTGCCGCTCCAGCTCAGCGAGTAGACAGGCGCGGGCGGCGTCGAGGTGGTCGACGCGTTGCCAGCAGAGGGCTTCGACTTCCTGCATGATTGCCGCCATATCGGGGATAAGGATCACGCGCATGCCAGCGGCGTGGGCCGCACGGACGCCGTTGGGGCTGTCTTCGACCGCGATGCAGGCTTCGGGCGGCAGCTTGAGCAATTCCGCCGCCTTGAGGTACGGCTCGGGATGCGGCTTGCCGTGCGCCACCTCATCGCCGCACACGAGCCCTTGGAAGTAGTCGAGCAGGCCGTTGGAGCCCAGCTTGTGCTCGGCCTCGAAGCGGTTGGTGGAGGTGCAGATCGCCAATGGGATGTCGAGGCTGGAAAGCCAGCGCAACATGCCTTCGGCCCCGGGCTTGAGCGGCACCGGTTCGTCGTGCAGCAGGCGGTGGTAAGTCTGGCGGGCTTCTTCGAAGTACGCTTCGGGGTCGAAGCCTTCTGGCGTCACCTCGTGCAGGCGCTGGCGGATGAGGGTCGCGTTTTGCCCAATGATGCTGTCGACAAAGTCCTCCGGCAGCGGGTAGTTGAGGGCTTTGGCGGCAAGGTGCCAGCTACGGAGGCTCGTCGGCTCGGTATCTACCAGGGTGCCGTCGAGGTCAAAGACGATGGCTTGCGGCTTCATCGCCTTTCACCATGCAGCGAACGGGCGGCGGTGCACGCCAAATCTACGGTGCGGATACCGCGATGAAGGTATCGAGGTTGTCCGCCAGATAAGACCAGGAGATAAAGCCGAAGCCGTTCACGCCCCAGTGGCGGCCCCAGCTATTGCGAAAAATGAAGACGGTGTCTTCCAGCTTGCCTGTTTCATTCTGGTAGCCGACGAGGGCGACGGCGTGGTGGCCTGGGCCGGGCGGCTGCGTGTCGATCAGCACGGCACGGCTCAGCCCGGCAGAGGCGGGCCATTTCGCTGACATCACAACGGGTTGGCCTTCCTGCAGGGCCTTCATCGCTGCGAGCATGGCGGCCTTGGGGTCTTCGGAGTTGCCCAGAAGCTTGTAATGCAGCTTTTGGCGCTGCCGGGCGTCGCGGAGCGCAGCGGCGTCGGGCTTGACGAGATCGGCCGAGCTGGCACCGACGGTAGTCGGCATACGCTCATAAGTGCAGATGCCATGCTGGCGGATCGTGCCGTAGATCTCGGAAAAGTTGAACCCGGCGTCGCGCGCGCCCAGCTCCTGCACCGCCTTGAAGGGGTCTTCATTACGGTCGAGATAGGCGTGGTAGAGCACGTAATCTTCCGATAACTGCAACTGCTGACCGGTTTTCTGGTAGTGCTGGAATTCCAGACAGGTAACGACGGCAAAGATCAAACAGGAGGGGCGCATGCCTTGATTTTCGAGCCCGTAGATCAGCTCGGCATACTTGGCGCGGTGGTCGACCTCTTTTGGCATCCCACGCGGGAATGCCTCCGCCCAGCCTTGCGAGACAGAGATCAGGGCTAAAATGGAGAGGGCGACCAAGCGGAGCGGCATGCCTCTTCTATCTTCGGTCAAACCGTCGCTTGCAATCGCTTTCAGCCGCAGAAATGAATTTTTAACCTCACCTCTTTCTGCAGATGCGGGAATCGCGTTGCATTGGAGCACAGGCGTGCAAGGTTGGTGGCATGGCAAAGCTCAGCGAAGTCCTCGCCTTTTGTGATCAACGCACCCGCCGACTCGAGATCCGCGATTTCCCGGGCGCTGAAAACGGTCTGCAGATCGAAAACAACGGCACTGTTACCAAGATCGGTGCCGCCGTCGACGGCGGGCTGGTTCCGATCCAGCGTGCCGCCGAACAGGGGGTCGATTTCCTGATCGTGCACCACGGGATGTTCTGGAGCGGGATCAAGAGCATCTCGGGCAAGCATTACCGCAAGATCAAGACGGCGTTCGACGCCAACCTCGCGCTCTACGGGAGCCATCTGCCTCTCGACGCGCACCCGGAAATCGGCAACAACGCCCTGCTGGCCAAAGATTTGGGGCTGGAGCCCGACGAGCGCTTCCTGCCGCACGAGGGTGAGCCGATCGGGCTGCTGGCGCGCTGCCCATATGACCGCAACGAGCTGGCGCGCCGGTTGCAGCAGCTCTTTCCGGGGCCGTTCAAGCAGATCCTCTACGGTAGTGAAAACCCGGGGCGCGTGGCGATCCTGACCGGAAGCGGACGCAGTGCCCTGCCCTACCTCAAGCAGCACGGCGTCGATACCTTGGTGACGGGTGAGCTGCGGCAGGAGCACTTCACCCTCGCACAGGAGGAGGGCTTCAACCTGTTGATCGGCGGCCACTACCACACCGAGACCTATGGCGTGCGCGCTCTCGCGGCCGAAGTGGCGGCCAAATTTGGGCTCGAATGGACCTTCATTGAGACGGAGTGCCCGCTCTGAGTTGACTTGCCAGCGGAGCCTCCAGCCGCTTAAGGTGCTCGCCATGAAGACCATCGCCATTGTCAACGGACCCAACCTGCACCGCCTCGGCCAACGCGAGCCGGGCGTCTACGGCGCAGGCACCCTGACCGATCTCGAGCGTCAACTGCGCTCCGAGGCCGAGGGGCTGGGCGTGGCGGTGCGCTTCTTCCAGAGCAATCACGAAGGCGCGCTGGTCGACCACTTGTGGGAACTGGCCGACGCGGGCGTAGCGGGCGTTGTCCTCAACCCTGCGGCCTACACTCACACTAGCGTGGCCCTGCGCGATGCGATCAAGGGCAGTGGCCTCAGGGTGATCGAGGTGCATATCTCCAACGTGCACCAGCGCGAGGAGTTTCGCCACCACTCCTACATCTCGGCGGTTGCAGCAGGCGTGATCTGCGGCCTGGGCCTGCAGGGTTACTCGCTCGCGCTACGCGCATTGGCGTAATAGATCCCCCAGGGGGGCGTTTAAGGCTCGCCCAATAAAAAAGACTGATGAGAGCGTGGAGGGGAAGCCCTCCGGCTCGATCAGCCTTGGTAGAGTCAATATGCTCGCGCGATCTAGCTCTCGATATCAGCCTGCGTTATGTCTTCCAGATCTCCCGGCAGGTCCGGCAAGTCGATGTCTTCGAATTCGTCATCGGTGCCGCTGGATGGACTCTGGACCTCCGTATCGTCTCCTCCTTCATTCCCGCCATCATCCGGGAGCAACGGATCCGAGAAGCTGGTATCAGGGTTGGTCTCGACCACAATATTACGGGACTGCTGCGCCTGGAATTGGATCTCCTGCCCGATGCTGTTCGGCGTATAGGTGAGCGTTACATTCAGCGGCCCGGGGTTATTGCCCTGCTGAGTAGGAGTAAAGAACCCCGATTGGCCGCCGGAAATGTTAACCGTCTGATTATTGCCCCCTTGGGTGATGGTCCCATAGGGCCCGACATTATAAGTCACTCCGCCAGTAAATACATGGATGGATAGAGATCCGATCCTGTTCTGGAGGGCATTTACTCGCGCCTCGAGAAGACGAGCAATATTCGAATCGAAGTTGGCCAGGATGGATGGCGTGAAGGACGTATTTCGCACCAAATTGCCCGGCTGGAGCTGCACCGGGTTGATGATCGGAGTTATGTAAATCGTCTGAAAAAGAGTACCCCGGACGCCTGCGGTGCCAAGTGGGGTGTGGATTTGGTAGGTGGAGTCCCCGCGGAGCTTTTTGACGTCGGAGATGACGCTACCGTTGTACAGCTTGATCTGAACATCGCTAGGGGTCGTCTCTTGGGCGGCTTTCAATGATGCCGCCTCGTCGACGGTCTCTTGACGATTACGAACGATCTCGATCGTCGTCTCAGGCCGCAGGGTGGCGACCGTGCCGGTCGAGAAGAGGATGACGCCGGTGCTGTCTTCACCGGTCTGGAGGACTTCGCCCTCGTAAAGTTGACGCGACCCATCCAGCTGACGCTCCTCGCCCTCGGGGTTGAGCAATATGTAATCGCCCGAGACTTTGAGAAGGCGAGCGATGGCCGGCTGATCGGCGGCCGCAAAAAGCCCGGAAACAAGCCAGGCGAACAGGAAAACAGGCAGGATTGAACGGTTAAATCTCATCGGCTGGGGACTTAATAGATTACCTGCAATTACAAACGATAGCAGCCGTCGCAGCAAGGCGAAAGCCTTGGTTTGCGCGTAAATCCATTGTAAGATTGCTCCGAATGTCGCATGTTGCGTAGTTTATCTCATGCAAGAGTCCGTCCGTCTTCAGAAATACCTTGCCGAACAAGGGGTTGCCTCCCGTCGCAATGCCGACCGCATGATCCTGGAAGGTCGAGTGGAAGTGGACGGCGAGGTGGCCGAACCAGGCACGAAGGTGATCCCCGGCAAGTCGGTGGTGAAACTCGATGGCCGCCGCGTGCTCGCCAAGCAACGCACCCACGTCACCTTGGCGCTGCACAAGCCCAAGGGCTACCTCTGCAGTCACCACGACCCTCACCACCAGCGCACGGTATTTGAACTGCTGCCTCTGCCCCTGCAAAAGGAGCGCCTGCTGATCGCCGGTCGCCTGGACTTGGAGAGCGAGGGCTTGTTGATCCTGACCAACGATGGCGACCTGGCCCAGCGCCTGACCCACCCAACCAATCGGGTGATCAAGCGCTACCGGGTGGAGCTCGACCGGACCTTCTCCGATGAGGACCGCGGTAAGCTGCTCAACGGCATCAGCTGGGAAGGGGAACGCCTCAAGGTAGAGCGGGTGATCACCAACACGGCGAAGGGCCCTGAAAGCGGCAAGCGGCTGGAGGTGCACCTCGATCACGGTAAAAAACGTGAAATTCGCCGTCTTTTTTATGCACTGGGCTACGATGTGCGCTATCTTCAACGGTTTCAGATCGGCCAGTACTCCCTCAAGGGCCTCAGCGCCGGTGCTTTC
The window above is part of the Verrucomicrobiota bacterium JB022 genome. Proteins encoded here:
- a CDS encoding C1 family peptidase, with the translated sequence MPLRLVALSILALISVSQGWAEAFPRGMPKEVDHRAKYAELIYGLENQGMRPSCLIFAVVTCLEFQHYQKTGQQLQLSEDYVLYHAYLDRNEDPFKAVQELGARDAGFNFSEIYGTIRQHGICTYERMPTTVGASSADLVKPDAAALRDARQRQKLHYKLLGNSEDPKAAMLAAMKALQEGQPVVMSAKWPASAGLSRAVLIDTQPPGPGHHAVALVGYQNETGKLEDTVFIFRNSWGRHWGVNGFGFISWSYLADNLDTFIAVSAP
- a CDS encoding glycosyltransferase family 4 protein; the protein is MKILHFIVSRHFAGSEQLALTLALQQQAWGHETWMAGRGGGELSGIVAQSGLRNAQVKISRFWPQWNLRRFVREVGVDIVHLHLTGAVKLAPFFCQLGVPTVAHLHIHKDHPAYHKAVQSGHLISISQATHRYYLEAGLPAERVHLIPNGSGAHLGPWRQQPKEALQVELRQELGLPLVGPLWLHAGRLSAAKGQDLSIEALAKLASRWPDTRLLIAGATNAYQQELEALAQRWKVSDQVRFLGFRPDIQRLMRAADLLLVPSRQEPFGLVVIEGMLLGTPVVTTGVGGIADILREPGMASVVCSGDAEDMADTIAALQADCARRQTIATQAEKVALEYFSSEAMTRQVMQVYEQTLLEHHASKP
- a CDS encoding HAD family phosphatase, encoding MKPQAIVFDLDGTLVDTEPTSLRSWHLAAKALNYPLPEDFVDSIIGQNATLIRQRLHEVTPEGFDPEAYFEEARQTYHRLLHDEPVPLKPGAEGMLRWLSSLDIPLAICTSTNRFEAEHKLGSNGLLDYFQGLVCGDEVAHGKPHPEPYLKAAELLKLPPEACIAVEDSPNGVRAAHAAGMRVILIPDMAAIMQEVEALCWQRVDHLDAARACLLAELERQR
- a CDS encoding fatty acid CoA ligase family protein, with protein sequence MTAPSANVARFLPRMAAQVPEHCAVKVPLGQGSDGTIRYRERSFAELERESNAVAHLLEQRGIRRGTRTLLMVKPGLDLIQLTFALFKVGAVPVVIDPGLGLKHFLRCVRHTQPEAIVGIPLAQAVRQVFRGSFKSVKRGLTVGGSFQKHVQQQAGRQADYHPVEARPDELAAILFTSGSTGPAKGVCYTHAMFDAQVRLIGRQYAIQPGEVDLPMLPVFALFNPAFGMTTIVPLMNPSRPATVDPAVIVRAIQQDQVTNSFGSPALWTKVVRHLEQTGDTLPSLRRILMAGAPVPPGLIQRLKRFLPNGEIHTPYGATECLPVASISGTEVLEETATQTATGAGTCVGRPLPEVEARIIDLHEGPLADWSTVRVLRPGQIGEIVVTGPSVTESYDRLPEKTAAAKIRDGQRIWHRMGDLGYRDVDGRLWFCGRMAERVETEHGTLYTDPIEAIFNQHPLVFRSALIGLGARPLQVPAIVIEPYDKLTPVLQERLETDLLAWAASHEKTRMIHKVFFFKPFPVDVRHNAKIHRLTLQKRFEQR
- a CDS encoding lysophospholipid acyltransferase family protein — its product is MSLVPTRDFPTGDYHSPADLKPRWWARPFPTLAFYAGVFRIVQWSKDLACHGEYGDERWIEASWYVCRQFEKCGAPLHIEGVEHFRDLPGPLVFIGNHMSTAETFMLGSLIGPHKPVTFVVKKSLVTYPLFGPVMRSRDPIVVGRENARDDLKIVLEGGEERLKRGRSLIVFPQRTRTVDFNPAEFNSIGVKLAKRAGATVIPVAVKTDAWGNGTKLKDFGPFDASKPVHVAFGEPLQVTGTGKEANETVIAFIQQKLAEWELEDAAWRERKK
- a CDS encoding pseudouridine synthase; the encoded protein is MQESVRLQKYLAEQGVASRRNADRMILEGRVEVDGEVAEPGTKVIPGKSVVKLDGRRVLAKQRTHVTLALHKPKGYLCSHHDPHHQRTVFELLPLPLQKERLLIAGRLDLESEGLLILTNDGDLAQRLTHPTNRVIKRYRVELDRTFSDEDRGKLLNGISWEGERLKVERVITNTAKGPESGKRLEVHLDHGKKREIRRLFYALGYDVRYLQRFQIGQYSLKGLSAGAFQVLGRNEIRRLLS
- a CDS encoding Nif3-like dinuclear metal center hexameric protein, yielding MAKLSEVLAFCDQRTRRLEIRDFPGAENGLQIENNGTVTKIGAAVDGGLVPIQRAAEQGVDFLIVHHGMFWSGIKSISGKHYRKIKTAFDANLALYGSHLPLDAHPEIGNNALLAKDLGLEPDERFLPHEGEPIGLLARCPYDRNELARRLQQLFPGPFKQILYGSENPGRVAILTGSGRSALPYLKQHGVDTLVTGELRQEHFTLAQEEGFNLLIGGHYHTETYGVRALAAEVAAKFGLEWTFIETECPL
- a CDS encoding FecR domain-containing protein; amino-acid sequence: MRFNRSILPVFLFAWLVSGLFAAADQPAIARLLKVSGDYILLNPEGEERQLDGSRQLYEGEVLQTGEDSTGVILFSTGTVATLRPETTIEIVRNRQETVDEAASLKAAQETTPSDVQIKLYNGSVISDVKKLRGDSTYQIHTPLGTAGVRGTLFQTIYITPIINPVQLQPGNLVRNTSFTPSILANFDSNIARLLEARVNALQNRIGSLSIHVFTGGVTYNVGPYGTITQGGNNQTVNISGGQSGFFTPTQQGNNPGPLNVTLTYTPNSIGQEIQFQAQQSRNIVVETNPDTSFSDPLLPDDGGNEGGDDTEVQSPSSGTDDEFEDIDLPDLPGDLEDITQADIES
- the aroQ gene encoding type II 3-dehydroquinate dehydratase, with product MKTIAIVNGPNLHRLGQREPGVYGAGTLTDLERQLRSEAEGLGVAVRFFQSNHEGALVDHLWELADAGVAGVVLNPAAYTHTSVALRDAIKGSGLRVIEVHISNVHQREEFRHHSYISAVAAGVICGLGLQGYSLALRALA
- a CDS encoding DUF4254 domain-containing protein; this encodes MQAKVVDALVELQRERTVRWHEEKPQASLQEGLLALVEQNHLRNFLLWHEEDVARRDDLGAEAVYKAKRAIDGYNQQRNDFMEKIDQHFVDVLQPVTEGVPFNSETPGMMCDRLSILALKEFHMEEQTQRSDASPEHIEKCTHRLAVIRRQQADLGQALRELVREVREKQRSFRVYYQFKMYNDPSLNPELYRKAPQS
- a CDS encoding glycosyltransferase family 8 protein, whose product is MKISQNPAYPAAEATLPLIVAADRNYVTGLVVTVVSAIRNLDPGWKLDIRVLDSGIGSDYQQQLQKSLAPILGDRHALSFHPICGDLLSSFPITNTYLSPAAYARFQISELFPDLKKAIYSDTDIIINKDLASVFKQELSTSIAACADVRGTLGNTKDALLYNDLGFNAKAPYFNSGFLILDLERIRSLKTSERIAQLCSRAAFNPQQEDQTILNVVHYQDWTKLDPSWNRLIILSENRPRIPYREAVNYHAILKFKPWFYHRNGSYGIIQQFYRYLDMTDWEKRHVDEKRYNVNFTRGAYMRRAIRMWATEYVYQAYGAISGKRILRRA